CCCCTTAAAAAAGAGGGAGGCAAGTGGAAGCGCATTAGCTACGATCAGGCCATTGAGGAGATTAGTAGCAAAATGATCGCTATGCGCGAAAAATACGGACCTGATAGCATGATGTTTATGGGGAGTGCTAAGATGAACTCCCAGCAGGCTTATTATTGGCGTAAATTTGCTGCCTTTTATGGGACGAACAATATCGATCATGTAGCCCGTATTTGACACAGCACCACAGTCGCCGGTGTGGCGAATACATGGGGGTATGGTGCGATGACAAACCACTTTGGGGACGTTGTCGGGCATTCTAAAGCGATTTTGATGATCGGGCTTAATACGGCGGTGAGTAACCCTATTGGCTTTAAGCACTTCTTGCAGGCTAAGGATCGCAATAACGCTAAACTCATCGTGATCGATCCAGTCTTCACTAAGAGCGCGGCCAAAGCAGATATTTATGTGCGGATTCGCTCAGGGACTGACATCGCCTTTATTTATGGCATGTTGCATTTGATTTTTAAACATGGGTGGGAAGATAAAGAGGTCATTAGAACCCAATCCTTTGGGATCGAGGAGATCAAAAAAGAAGCCTTAAAATACACCCCCGAAGTGGTGGAAGACATTACCGGTGTGCCGGCTAGCTTACTCATCCAAACTACGCGTGTGTTTGCGCAAGCAAAACCAGCTACCCTTGCTTGGGCTCTAGGCATCACCCAACACAGCGTGGGCAGTGGAAACACGCGCATACTCTCCATTTTGCAACTCGTGCTAGGCAATATGGGTAAAAAGGGCGGAGGTTGTAATATTGTGCGCGGGCATGACAATGTGCAGGGGGCAACGGACATGTGCTGTTTGGCAGATAATCTGCCCGGCTACTATGGCTTAGGCGAGGCGAGTTGGCGTTATTATGCCAAATGCTGGGGCGTGGATTATGAATATTTGCAAAAGCGCTTTTTTACGCCTGAGTGGATGTTCAAAAAGGGCTTTAGCGTCTCCTTGTGGTATGAGGGTGTCTTGCAAAAAAACCCCACCCACTCCAGCGCACCCATTAAGGGGCTTTGGGTGCAGGGCAATGGAATCAGCTCGCTAGCCCACAAGGTCAAGATCGCAGAGGCACTAGACAAGCTGGACTTGTTGGTCATTGCCGAGCCCTTTTTGAATGAGGGGGCGATTTTAACGGAACGCACAGATAATCTCTATGTGCTACCCATCGCGACCCAATTTGAATGTGAGGGGATTGTGGTCGCCACCAACCGCGCCGCGCAGTGGCGTAGCCAAGTGGTTAAACCTCTCTATGAAGCCAAGCAAGATCACGAACTCATGTTTGAAATGGCAAAGAAATTTGGCTTTTATGAGGAATACACCAAGGCCATGCTCTGTGATTTTGATAAAAATGGGGAATTGGTGCAGGTGCGCAAAAATTTCCAATGGCCCGAAGATGCCACTAGAGAGATCGCGCGCACGGTGAAAGTGATCGGTCTTGGGGGTTGGACACCCGAGCGTCTCAAAGCCCAGCAAGAAAACTGGCATATGTTTGATTACATCACCCAAGAGGGCTATGGTCCGATGAAAGGGCAGTATTATGGCTTGCCTTGGCCAGCATGGACACCAGAGCACCCCGGAACCCCTATTCTTTATGATATTAGCGTTCCGACCAAAGAGGGTGGAATGGGCTTTAGGGCGCGCTTTGGAGAGGAGTACAAGGGACAGAACTTGCTAGCCGATAAGAGTGTTACAATCAAGGGTTCAGCCATCAAGGGCGGTTACCCTGAAATCACCAAAGCAAACATTGAAAAGGTGCTAGGGATCAAACTCACCGACCACGAGCGCGCGATTATGGGGGATAATTGGAAGGTGGATACTAGCGGGCTTATTCAGAAAAAATGCGATGAAAAGGGCGTGTGTGTCTATGGGAATGCCCGCGCGCGCGCCATTGTATGGAGTTTTATCGATCAAATCCCCTTGCACCGCGAACCTCTGCACTCTCCCCGCCCCGATTTGGCAAAAAAATACCCCGCGATCAAAGACCAGATCAATAACTTTAGGGTGAATGTGCGCTTTATTAGCGAGCAAACCCAAGAAGAATGGGCTAAAGAGTTCCCTATTATTATGGCTTCCATGCGCTTGGTGAATTTGAGCGGAGCGGGCATGTTGGAGCGCACTAGCAAATACCTCTCTGCTATCACGCCCGAGATGTTCTGCCATATCCATCCAGATTTAGCCCTCAAACATGGGATTAAAGATGGTGATATGATGTGGATACATTCGCCAGAGCGCACTAAAATTAAGGTAAAGGCAGTTTTTAGCCACTCGGTAACCCCAGATCGAATCTGTATGCCCTATAGTTTTGCGGGCATATTGCAGGGGGTGGATTTAGGGCACCGCTACCCTGAGGGCACAAAACCCTACACACGAGGCGAGGGCTCTAACACCGTTACCAACTATGGCTTTGATCCTGTAACCCAGATTCCTGAGTTTAACGCCGGCTTGTGCCGTATTGAAAAGGCTTAACATGGCAGATCTAACCCCCACAAAACAAATCCCCAACGCCAACCGCATGAAATTTTATTGCGATGACAACCGTTGTATTAGCTGTTTTGCCTGCTCGGTCGCGTGTTCGCATTCCAATGAGCTAGAAGTGGGCTTGAATCGGCGCAAGGTGATCACCCTTTATGAGGGTGTCGAGGGCAAGGAAAAATCTATCTCCATTGCCTGCCAGCACTGCACGGACGCGCCCTGTGCGCAGGTTTGCCCGGTGGATTGCTTTTATATCCGCGAAGATGGGATTGTTTTACACAATAAAGAAACCTGTATAGGTTGTGGGTATTGCTTGTATGCCTGCCCCTTTGGTGCGCCCCAATTCCCCAGAGATGGGGCGTTTGGCGTGCGTGGGGTGATGGACAAATGCACCATGTGTGCGGGCGGTCCTGCGCCCACCCACTCCAAAAAAGAAATGGAATTATATGGAGTGAATCGGATTGCCAGCGGGCAAGTGCCCATGTGTGCGGCGACCTGTTCGACTAACGCCCTCTTGGTGGGCGATGCGGGGAGCATTGCCAATATTTATCGAAAACGAGTCATGGCTAAATACGCCAACGCGCAGGATTTTAAAACCAAAGCCGATCACCAAAAAGAGGGCGCGATACCCTAAAGGAGGTTGTGATGAGAGCGATCTTGTATCTTATGGGTGTGGGGGTTTTAAGCGCGCGCGATCTCCCTTTAGACCAAGAGCGAATCTTGGGCATTTTGCCCTATGGACAACGGGACACGGGCAAGCTCGGGGAGCTTTGGACACTTTGGCAGGGGCATTACTTTTTATGGCTTTTTTTAGCGGTGGTGCTAGGAGTTGCTTCTGGATTTCTCTTGCATTATCTCGTCATCGGACCTAAGCAGTTCAAGCACAGCGACCAAAAAATCCCTTTTTTCACGCTTTTTAACCGCATCATCCACTGGATCGCGGGGGTGTCTTTTATTTTGCTTGTGCCCACCGGGTTGATTATGATCTTTGGGGATTTTTTGGGGGGCGGGGCGTTTGTGCGCTTTTGTAGAATCGCGCATAGCGTGGGTTGCGTGGTGTTCATGGTGGCGGTCTTACCCATGCTCTTCATGTGGCTTAAAGACATGTTCTTTAGGCTAGCAGACATCAAGTGGCTAGTGATCATGGGAGGCTATCTTTCCAAAGAGAAAAAATCCGTGCCCGCTTATAAATTCAACGCCGGGCAAAAAATGTGGTTTTGGATCGCCACTTTGGGCGGGCTAGTGATGATTGCTAGTGGGGGGATTTTGTATTTTAACACGGTGGACTTGAGCGCGATCGCTAGCTTTTTTGGACTTTATCAAATCTCGCTCTTGCGCTTGAGCGCGTTGGTGCATAATTTCTTAGGTTTAGTGATGGTGGGATTCTTCATCGTGCATTTATACATGTCCTTGTTTGCGATCAAGGGAGCGTTGCGCTCTATGATTGATGGCTACAAGGAAGAGGAAGAGGTTAAAGTTTTGCACAGCTTGTATTATCAGGATCAAACAAGGGCTTAGTATTCACTTATATACTCAAGCAAGTGCCTTCTAAAGATGTTTGAATAATTTTTAAGTCTGCCTGCAAGAGTGGTGTGTTAAAGTCAGGACGCTTTTTAGCATAAAAATATAGAAAGGAAATTGATGCCATATATTAACATTCGTATCTCTAAAGAGCATGGAGGAGCTACTACGGAGCAAAAACGCGCGCTTATTAGTGGAGTAACCGATCTGGTTGTTGACATCTTGGGCAAAAAAAGGGAGGCTACGATCGTAATTATTGATGAAATCCATACAGATAACTGCGGTTTAGGTGGAGAAACCATCACACGATTAAGGCACACGCCTCCTGAACAACTAAAGGATTAAAAAACCCTAAGGGTTTCCCTAGTGGTGCTTGCGTAGGAGGAAGTTTAAGAGGTCGTAGCTGTCTAGGGAGATGGTGAAATAAACCTGATAAGAATCGTAGACTTGGCTGTAATCGCTCATCGTGTTGTAGACAAATTGGGTTTTGATGCTCGCAAAAGCACTTCTAAATTCGTAATAAATATCTAAGCGGTTATAAAGGGGTGCTTGGAAAAAGGGGACACCGCGATAAATGGGAGTGGGGCAGTAATCTTTTGAACAGATGAGGTTGACATTTCCGTATCTGTCATAGAAAAAATCTTCGCCATGCTTGCTCACAAAGAGCAGATCGCTTAGACCAAAGCCTTTATATTGGGCGTGGCCTTCTACAAATAAGCCTGTGCCTACCTTGAAAGGCACGTCAATATCGCTTTGGCGCAATCTCTCCAAGTCGCCCAAAACACCTAGTGATAAATTTAATTTTTGCATGAAGGGAAGAGCGTTGAGCAAATCGGTTTTGGCATAAAGCTGGTAGTAAAATCTGTCTAAAAGATAGACAGAGCCTGCAGTTTTTCCTACATGAGGGAGAGATGGCCAGTTGAGCAGAAACTGATCTTCCACATGGAAAAGTTGCGCATTACCTCCTAAAATAAAAAACCTTTTGAGAGCAGAGAGTTCGCTATAAGCCGTAAAACTAAAGCGATCCATCGCATTGCCCAAAGAATTACGCCCATATTTACAGGTGTAACAATTCCCTCCAAACCAATCGAGCAAAAACTCAGCTTCAACATGGGTATCTTTGTAGGGGTTGTTGGGAGGATTATATTGGAGCAAAAAGCCCCGCGCGTTAGGATCAATAAACCAATAATAAGGAGAAAAGACATTGAGTGGGTAATGGCCAATGAGGTATTTTCTAGGAAAAATACCCCCATAAAAATTAAAGGAGCGTCCTCTGGCTTGGTAATAAATAGTAGGGCCCCATTTGGAGGGAAAATTCATTTGATAAGTGTGGAGATTTTGAAAAAGAAAAGCCCCTACCATCACCTTTTGCTCTACAGAACCTAAATTGAAAGCAAAACCCACCTCTGGAGTTAAACGCGTGCTTAAAGTGGTGTTGGTATTGTACCAGTAGGGAGTTGAACCTTCGTGATCCATGATAAAAAGATTGAGGCCAAGGTTATAGCGCAAATAATCCTTAAAGCCCTGCGCTTTCCCTAAGTTTATCAACAACAATGCAAACATGCAAATTGCAACGAACACCCGCCCCATCAATTCCCTTTTAAGCCGATGAAAAAGCCCATTATACTATAATGCCTATACAATATGTTAGTATAAGGATGGCGCATGTTCCACGAATATAGAGATGAAATCAAGGCATTGAAAAATAAAAATCCTCATTTTAATAAAATCTTTGAGGAACACAATGCTTTGGATGATGAGATCTCCACTTTAGAGACTCACAACGCAGATGATCTCAAAGTTTCCACTCTTAAAAAGAAGAAATTGCATCTTAAAGATGAGATTTTTCACATGATTCAAGAATATAGAGCGGGTTTGATTTAAAGTTGTTTTAAAATTCCGTAAGCTTCTACAATTTCTAAAAAGCGTTGCTTGTAGAGGCTTGAGTTTGTTGTGCAGGCATCGGGATGGTAGAGTTTAGCCAGCTCTAGGTAGCGGTGTTTGATTTCTTCTTTTGAGTGCATCACTCCTAATCCAAGTGTGCGCAAAGCTTTTAGAATGATTTCTTCTTGTCTTGTCAAGTAAAGAGCCTGAGTGGGGTAAATGAAGTGGATACATGCGTGTTTAAAGTGAGAGTTCTGAAGAGCCATGAGAGGTTCAAGCGCGTCCAGGTGAGCGTGGGTTTCATGCAAAAAGTCATTTTTGTTGCTCTTATCTTCAAAGGGAGTTTCTAGCAGAATATGGGGCGCAAAAAGGCTTTGCAAAAACTCTCTTGCTATAAAGTGTGTGTAGTAGAAAACCACTCTTGAGTGCAAATAAATCGCTTGAATCTCAATCTTATGCACTAGAGCAAAAAAAGAGGCGTAGTGTTCGTGAGGGTGCGGACTTTCTTTAAAGACCACAGGAAGATGCGCATGGGCCAAAATCTTTTCTAGGAGCAGTTGCGCGTCCAATTGGTCATAAAAGGGATGCAACGCATATTTGGCGTAAAAGAGGCGGTTAAGCAAGTAGGTTTTTTTTAGGCTTTGGTCTTCTAATAAAATGAGAGTGTGTTTAAATTTGACATGCTCCTTAAAATGCTTTTTGATATAAAAAGTTGTCTGCTCATAAAGGACAGGTTCAAGGCAGACCTCTATGAACTGATCTGAGGTGGCCACTCCTTGATCGTAGGCAAGCGAAGGCACACCCTCTCTGCGGATTTTAGTCTTAATTTGCATGCGCTAATTATAACACTCTAACCTAGCCTATTCTTAAACCAACTTACAGAACCTAAAGTTCCTCTCTTGATTTCATAGCGAATCACTAATATTGCCACTATTAAAGCCAAAAATTGTGAAAGAGGGTAAGTGATCCAAATCCCCATCAAACCATAAAAATGACTGAGGATGGGGAGCAAAATCACAATAAAAAGAATTGTTTCACAAACAGTGATTAAAAAGGAACTTTTAGTGCGTTGGATGGATTGAAAAAACACCGCGCAGAAGAGATTGATTCCTAAGAGAATGTGTCCCAAATAATAAACATTCATGGCGTGCTTGGCGTCTTGCACAAAGGAGCCATCTTCTACCATACGTTCTTGGTCTATGTATAATCTGATCAGATAGTGGTCGAATAAATAAAAAACAATGTAGAGTCCAATCCCCATACAAAGCGACATTTTCAAGCCAAAAACAAAAGCTGTCTGCAGGCGATCTAAATACCCCGCCCCATGACTAAAACTAGCAATGGGCTGAATGGCTTGACCAATGGAGAGTAAAGTTGTCCAAAAGATGATCCCATTGTACATAATGATCGCATACATGGAAACCCCCCTCTCTCCTACGGTTTTCATGATAGTCCAGTTAAAGAGTAACATCACGATGGCAGCACTGAGTTCTGAAACACTTTGAGGCAAACCGCTTTTGGTAGAGGAAATAATGCTCGCCCAGTTAAAACGGCGCACGAAGTAAAGTTGACCCTTCTTGAGTAAAAAATGAGACATGAGAACACAAAAGCCCACCGCATGTCCGGTAACTGTGGCGATAGCACTGCCATGAATGCCCACTTCAAAAACATAGAGCAAGAGGTAGTTAAAAAGCACATTGGTTAAAGAACCAATGAGCATGGCAATCATAGCCAGTGCAGGCCGCTTGTCATTGACGACAAAAACATCAGCCAAAGGGTGTAGGACCATAAAAATAGCCCCCATGAGAATCACTTTAAGATAAATGGACACCATGGGCAAGAGTAAATCGCTACTGCCTAACATTTTGGCAATAAAATCGCTAAAGGGCACTAAACTCCAGCTAATTAAAGTGATGCTTACAGCCACAAAATAAAAGATGGAGCTAAATACTAAACGCGCGCGTTTGGCCTGATTTTTTCCCAAAAAATAAGAAGCAATCGAGGCCGCCCCTAACCCAAAAAGCAACTCAAAGGCAATCAAGGTAGGGAATATTGGCCAACACACTCCAATAGCTGCAACAGCCTCTTTTCCCAATTTATTCCCCACAAACATGCCATCAATCATGGAGTAAGTTGAGAGAGAAATCATTGAAAAGGCGAGGGGGATAAAATAATAAAAAAAGAGCTTAAAAATAGAGTCTTTATGAAGATCGATAGCCATTGGCCACCCAATTACTGGTTAAAACACACGGCTATCAGAAAACCTACAAAGAAAGTGTCCAGTGCCCCCAATAAGACACCAAAAACACTTTCCCCATACACTCTAGCGCTTGGAGAATTGAGGACTGCGGCGCGCCTTGCGTTTCCCATATTTTTTACGCTCCACAACTCTAGAGTCGCGGGTGAGTAATCCTTTAGGCTTTAAAATTGCCCTAAAAGCCACATCATAAAGATTGAGAGCCTTAGAAATTCCATGCCTTAAAGCCTCTGCTTGGGCACTATAGCCTCCCCCAAAAACCACTGCCTTTATACTTACCAAACCTTCTTGTTTGGTGAGCACCAAAGGTTGCATCACTTTCATCTTAATAGACTCATGCCCGCCCAACCAAGCATTAAGATCCATCCCATTAATGTCCAAAGTCCCACCTCCAGAGGTTAACCAAACTTTGGCGATGGCACTTTTGCGTTTCCCTGTAGCGTAAACCTTACTCATTAGGCATCCTTCTTAGAAACTTGAGCTGTGTGAGGGTGTTTTTCATCTTTGTAAACCTTCAATTTTTTAATCATGGCGCGCCCAAGTTTAGTTTTGGGCAACATTCCCCGCACAGCCAAATAAAAAAGCTTTTCGGGAGTTTTCTCAAGCATTTCTTCTAAGGTCTTGCTTTTAGTACTTCCAAAATAACCCGAATGGGTGAAATACTCTTTATTTTGCAATTTCATGCCAGAAAATTTGACCTTACTCGCATTGATCACTACAACAAAATCCCCACAATCTACATTGGGGGTAAAATAAGGGCGGTGTTTGCCTCTAAGCAAGGTGGCTGCGTGTGTGATAAGTCTGCCAAAAACTTGATCTTTGGCATCGAGCACCACCCAATTGCGCTTAATCTGCGTGTTTTTCATGGATTTGGTGAGTTGCATTGCAATCCTTGTATCAATATCAAAACGGGCATTCTAGCACCAAAAGTTTATAGATAACTGAATTTAAGTTAAGCTAAAGGAGTCTCTGGCGCATTTGGTAGAGGAGTGCCCGCTGACTCTGCTTATCTAAATGATAGCGTTTGTCATAGGCGTTTTGCACGGCAATTTTGAGAATATCAAGTTGGTTTTTATAAGAATCGCCCTCCCATATATCCAACACAAAGCGGTAAAGCTGGATATTTTGCACCAAGAGTTCAAAAACACGGGCGCGATCTTTAAGATAGAGAGCTTCATTAGTGCGATAATCCGCCACATTCACGACAATTCTTTCAAAGATTTTAGGCGCAAGTCTAGGGGGCATTGTCCTATAGACATAAGTCTTTAACTCCTCCAATTGAGCTTCTAGGTCAAAATTGTTAGAAAAGGCCAATACGCCCAAGATCAGGATTTGAGCGTTGAGTTTTTTACTCAAAAGGCGGGTTTGCCACTTGATCAACCATTTGCGAACCCTTGATATTTTTAACGCGTTGGTCATATGCTCTTAAGAATCCTTGAGCTCTCCCCAATTAGCACCATAACTTGTATGGCATTCTAAGGGGACTTTGAGCGGGTAGATTCCCTCCATAATGGTTTTAATTTCTAAGGCAATTTGGGATACCTGAGTTTTAGGAACCTCTAAGATAATCTCATCATGGACTTGCACGAGCATTTTTACGCGTGGGTATTTGGCAATGTGCGCATGGATTTTAAGCATGGCTAGTTTAACCAGATCGCTAGCACTGCCTTGAAAAAGGGTGTTGATCCCCTCGCGCAGGTATTCGGCTTGGAGTTTAGGTGTGGCGTTTGTAAAGTCAAAATGGCGTTGGTGCCCTAAAAGAGTGGTGATTTTGCCCTCTTGGAGAATGCGCGCTTTGAGCTGGTCTAAAAAGTCTTTGATCGTGGGAAAGGCGTTAAAATAGCGATCGATATAGTCTTTAGCCTCTTGTTGGCTAATTTTAAGGGTGTCTGCCAAGCGTCTAGGACCCATGCCATAGATGAGCGCAAAATTAATGCTTTTGGCAGCATGGCGTTTGTGTGGATCGTTAAAAAGGGCTAGGGCGGTGTTGAGGTGAATGTCTTGATTTTGCAAGAATGCCTGTATCAAGTGCGTGTCATTGCTAAAGTGCGCCAAGAGTCTTAGCTCAATTTGGGAGTAATCTGCGCCCAGTAAGAGCAGATCGGGCGCGCTGGGGATGAACCCATGGGCAATTTTTTTGCCTAAGGGCGTGCGTATGGGGATGTTTTGCAGGTTGGGGTGGGCAGAACTTAGCCTAGAGCTCGCAGTAGTGTGCTGGTAAAAAATGGTGTGGATTTTGCCATGTTGGTTTTGAGTGAGCAAGGGCTCTACATAAGTAGATTGGAGCTTGAAGAGTTCGCGATAGCCCAAAAGCGCGTCTAAAAGCGTAGCGACCTCTACACCTTGCACGCGCGCGCCTTGATAGGTTTCTTGCAAGGCTTTTAGGCTGGCCTCATCGGTGGAAAACCCGGTTTTAATTTTCTTAACCCCCTTAGCCTGCAAGCCCAAATCTTGGTAGAGAAAATGCGCCCATTGCTTGGTGGAATTGACATTGATGTCTGTATGGGCTAGGGCGTGGATTTGATTTTGCAGAGTGTTTAAACTCTGTGCGAACTCCTGTTTTAAGGTTTGAAAATACGCCAAATCTAGGCTAAAGCCCTGCGCTTGCATCTCTAGCAAAATCGCTAGTAAAGGGTATTCCAATTCGCGGGCGAGTTGCAGGAGATCGGGGCTTAGAGTGTCTTTGTAGTGCGTGTAAGCCCTAGCGATGAGGCGGGTATTGCTCTCCATCTGCGCGGCATTTAAAGGCGCGTGGGGCTTACTGCTAAAGCTCTCCAAGCTAAATAGCCTTCCTAATGCGCTCATTTGAGGTTCGAGACTGGAATTGTGTAGCCATGCTAGCAGGGCGACATCTTCATAATGCGTGGGCAGGTCAAGCTGGTAGCGTTGTTTAAAATATAAAAAGAGTTCTTTAATCTGGTAACCTACCAACTTGCATGCATAAAGTCTTTGCACACACGCAGGGGCTTGTGGGTCATGTAAATCTAGGAGCATAAAAGAGCTAACGGGTTCTAACCCTAAAATTCCTAGTGTTGTGCTCTGCAAGTCCAGATAGAGAGCGCATGTAGATAGTTGATTTAGAATTTCTAAAGTGGGCGGAGTGGTGTGCTGTGGGGGCAAAATAGGGGTGGTTTTAGGGATATATGTGGGCGTGATTTGCTTCAAGAGCGCAAACATTTCATAATGCTCAAGCGCATCTGCAATGCGCAATAAGGGGTTTTCTTGAGGAAAAGGCTTTAGGGTAGGTGGGTGGTTAAAAAGACCGCTTTCTAATTTAGCCAATCTGCGGCTTAAAAATGCTTGTTCTTTATCTCTTAAGAGCGCATGCTGGATTTTAGCCGGGAGTTTGGGATTTGTAATACTCGTTGTCTCTAGGGCATAGTATAGATTCTCTAAAGTGCTAAAAGCTTGGATGAGTTTAGTCCCATAAATGGGACCCACCCCCTCCACACCTTTATAGCCATCGCTACTATCTCCCACCAAGCCCTGATATTCTATAAACTGGTGCGGATAAATGCCGTATTTTTCTAGGCATTCCTCTATGCCTTTAAGCGTATTGCTACTAGGGTCGCATAGGAGCACGCGCGGGCTTACTAATTGGAAAAAGTCCTTATCCACGCTCAAAATACGCACCTCTGCCTCAGGGAAAACATGGCACAAACTCGCGATCACATCATCGCTCTCATAACCGGGCATGCTAAAAGAATCAAGTCCCATCGCCTCTATCCACTCAAAGATAATAGGAAGTTGTTCCTCAAGTCCGGGGGGCGAGGTGCGGTTGCTTTTATAAGTGGGGCAAAGGGTTTTACGGCGGTTATCCTTGCTCTCTAGGGCAAAGACAAGATGATCGGCTTTGAGTTTATAGACCTGTTGCACCACCCGCACAAATGCGCTCAACCACGCCGTGCTAGTCCCGCTAGAAGTGCGCAAATCCTTTAGATGAAAATAGAACTTGAAAAGAAGGCTAAAGGTATCAACCAAATGGAGCTTCAGCGGGCATCCTTGAGGCATGCGCTAAATAAATACTGGTGATCTTGGGGTAGGGCATCATAGAGTGCAAAGGCGAGTTGCCTAATTTCCCAAAGGGCTTTAGTGTCCGTGCGCAAAGAGAGGAAATTTTGCAAACTACGCGCATTGATACTAAAAGCCAAACTGGTTTTATAGCTCTCTGGCATGGCAAACTTGGCATAGTCATTTTTAACATGGTTGATAATGAGAAGGCGCAGATTTTCTAAAGCCTGCACACTGGCGTGATCCACTGCTTCGACACCTGTAAAGACAAGAAATTTTTGGGCGCGTTCCAAATTTTGCGCATTCAAAGGTAAAAAACTCTCCTGCTTTTTGAGTTCGCTTAAAGTATAACGGCTGGATTTGACCGAAAAGCTTGCCATTCTGTGGCGCGCGAGTTCTTGCAAGCACGCACGACTAATATCTATGATCTCAAAATTATAAAAGAGATGTTCTAGGGTAGAGTTGTGGCGGTATTTATTCGCCACGCGATCGATGAGTTCTAAATCCTTGCGCCCGCCTCCATCGCTGTAGGCAAAACTCTGATAACAGGTGCGGATCGCCTCATAGCAACAATTAAGAGGGGTGGCGTGTTTGAGGATTACTTGCATTATTCTTCTTCCTCATCATTTTGTTCTTCTAATAACAGAGTTGGTTCACTCACAGGGGGGCGATTAAAAGTGATGGGGGTAAAACTCAAATCTTTAGGCGTGTAAATCGTATTGGTGTAAATGACTTGTCCATTTAAGAGAGGCTCAGAAAAATAACGCGCCTGGATGCCATAGGTGCGCACTAACATGTTTTCTAAAGCGTCCACGCTGGTATATCCGATCCAATCATAGGCCAAATTCACGCCTAAAATCGAAGCGTATTGGTCTAAATAGGGGTTGATTTTGCCAATAGCACTGGCAATATAAAGATTACGGCGATCTTTAGGTTGGGTGAGCATGAACAGCGAAAGGTTAAAATTGATCTGTGAGGAGAGCAACATTTGAGGACCTCTGCCTAGCATGCTAATTTGAGAGAGAAGAAGCCCTGTCTTAACCACAGGAGTGTTGAGCATCACGACCGCGTTTTTAAGATATTTGGCTTGAGCTCTTAGTCCAAAAGAAAAACTGCTCGCCTTTTTAAAGGTGATGGTGTCCTCATAAAGCACGGGCGCGCCCAAATCGCGCAAACTCTTAGCCAACATCTCGCCTCTGAAACTATCGTCATTGTAGATCACAAGGGGTTTTCGTTGGCTCAAATCCACCAACATAGCCATTTGCCTAGCAAAATCAATGCCCGCAAAACTCAAAGCAGAGGGGAGATCGATGAGCCATTGGAGTTGGCTTTTATGCACACTAGGAATGATGATTGGCAGAGTGAGAGGGGTTTGGGCGATGAGATTTTGCACACCATTTTGAGTGAGCAAGGCGATAACAAAGGGGAAGTTCTGAGCGGCAATATCTTTATAAGCGCGTTTCAGACTATCAGCATCTTCTTGCCTGCTATCAAAAACTTTAAAAATAAAATTTTGTTCTTTGAGTGCCAAATAGGCCAAAATTGCATTAATGGCCGTATTGCTATATTTGCCCACCACATCTCTGGGCACTAACAAAGCGACCTTGTAGGGAATATCCCCTCTTTTGGACTCCACACCCATCTTTTGAGTTGTGCTAATGGGGCGTGGATTGAGAATATCATTTGTAATGGCGTAATCATCCCTAATTTGGGAATCTTGAGCGTTGAGTTGGACCTCTGAGGTGCGCGCCATA
This portion of the Helicobacter felis ATCC 49179 genome encodes:
- a CDS encoding type 1 periplasmic-binding domain-containing protein, producing MQLLPLVFAALAFSLHAKVRPRLLSPLPPATQSVMPLDPCNDDCLKKLYAEGQIFSFMARTSEVQLNAQDSQIRDDYAITNDILNPRPISTTQKMGVESKRGDIPYKVALLVPRDVVGKYSNTAINAILAYLALKEQNFIFKVFDSRQEDADSLKRAYKDIAAQNFPFVIALLTQNGVQNLIAQTPLTLPIIIPSVHKSQLQWLIDLPSALSFAGIDFARQMAMLVDLSQRKPLVIYNDDSFRGEMLAKSLRDLGAPVLYEDTITFKKASSFSFGLRAQAKYLKNAVVMLNTPVVKTGLLLSQISMLGRGPQMLLSSQINFNLSLFMLTQPKDRRNLYIASAIGKINPYLDQYASILGVNLAYDWIGYTSVDALENMLVRTYGIQARYFSEPLLNGQVIYTNTIYTPKDLSFTPITFNRPPVSEPTLLLEEQNDEEEE